Proteins found in one Panicum hallii strain FIL2 chromosome 4, PHallii_v3.1, whole genome shotgun sequence genomic segment:
- the LOC112888497 gene encoding transcription initiation factor TFIID subunit 1 isoform X1 has protein sequence MSDVERHDEENPTTSAADDDDDEDYEEPGGGNHFLGFMFGNVDDSGDLDADYLDEDAKEHLFALADKLGPSLKDIDLIKSSPAPTDPSEQDYDEKAEDAVDYEDIDEEYDGPEVEAATEEDNLLSKKDYLSSAGYASVNNTVSVFDEENYDEDEETPNDNEPPGDNAVQNLSSDSIEQTDMATSSDNLALENIGSLSHPEEIMDFEYEVLEQNEMGTEDGQHEPESVTSLPVLCVEDGNVILRFSEIFGIQEPVRKVKTDHHKRPVNKELQITNVADIVEEDEEIILRSSIQNFSTLNHIQMNEDFVESDSDESITDVTLRLKDSCLSEQPMKDAHTVQRSLVCPDFYPLEHDDWENDIIWNNSPSTDRQPCAKICESEDSVDRHSDDQGKDYGQVSRCWDVQSKSNGSPVIEEPFGCTEMPAPANCHSPGNNYPPLTNDDNIDHIRPNNLDEAVKINTMLRLNNLSLLNRELLEGSWLDNIIWDPSEGTPKPKLIFDLKDDHMLFEILDEKNADHLRSHASAMIVSQSMKTSTPTVENFDNQAKTLSVRFNISNDKFYSNRKTPQQAKSHTKKRALMGIKVVHSAPAHKLQTMKPVLSNKEIANFHRPKAKWYPHENKITAQLQGATCSHGKMTAILMTLAGKGIKILVNAEDTPVSVKLKASKKLELKPSEKIKLFCSGKELQDDISLAMQNVRPNSILHVVRTEVNLWPKAQKLPGEDKPLRPPGAFRKKTDLSVRDGHVFLMEYCEERPLLLSNAGMGARLCTYYQKTSPADQTATSLRNNGDGLGTVLAIDPADKSPFLGDIRSGSHQSCLETNMYRSPIFPHKVAQTDYLLVRSAKGALSLRRIDKLYAVGQQEPHMEVFSPGTKNVQNYLLNRVLAYVYREFRARERPDVTPQIRADELPIQSPLTEAIVKKRLKHCADFKKGPKGHFFWTQRADFRVPSEEELRRLLTPESVCCYESMQAGLYRLKRLGIVKLTQPVGLASAMNQLPDEAIELAAASHIERELQITSWNLTSNFVACTNQDRENIERLEITGVGDPSGRGLGFSYVRVAPKAPASNSMLKKKSAAAKGTTVTGTDADLRRLSMDAARELLLKFGVPEEQIDKLTRWHRIAMVRKLSSEQAASGITIDEIPVSKFARGQRMSFLQLQQQTREKCQEIWDRQVQSLSAIDGDDNGSDTEANSDLDSFAGDLENLLDAEEFDDEDTSTADLRSDKADGMRGLKMRRCPTHAQVNEEIEDDEAEASLAKKLLEDNGNDMKRKKQPEGLTNCGTSIGANKMKQNKTGQMIKSSGYSGALTPKEGMPREAKEAENSFAEGSLPTKLKTKMAFDGNDILLVKKKSAPGKDGPTKEKRQGARGDTLVCGACGLLGHMRTNKLCPKYGEDQEASEMDANSVKSNPTDIGNHLQTKTPKRLITKVSSEVTETEGPEGIEKTKSVPVKFKLGVPDKSLERNMSVSGSLVSDKRIMDVTDHRSSGKVNKIIIPNKMKSEDYPPDTPKPSVVFRPPAEEKDVPRKKITIKQPKVVDQQRLVEPRNGQEPTRKTRKIVELSSFEEKSREDDHWFGGEPSQMSSSHERRLDLEGKRRSKTIMENEKSWRDFEEQREMPQQRLIDARIYASREEDHQKAKKKNKKKKKHEFRDDDLLDHRPYKNDRRVPERHRAVKRSTPADVIECAPSAKRRRGGEVELSNILEKIVDHLRGETQISLLFLKPVTRKDAPDYLDIVRRPMDLGTIRDKVRKMEYRNRYEFRHDVAQIQLNAHIYNDERHPHIPPLADSLMEMCDYLLNESAEVLAEAEDAIEH, from the exons ATGAGCGACGTCGAGCGCCACGACGAGGAGAACCCGACTACAAGTGCCGCAG atgatgacgacgatgagGATTATGAGGAGCCTGGTGGAGGAAATCACTTCCTGGGGTTTATGTTCGGCAACGTAGATGATTCTGGTGACTTAGATGCTGACTATCTTGATGAG GATGCAAAGGAACACCTTTTTGCATTGGCAGACAAGCTTGGTCCATCTCTCAAAGACATCGAT TTAATCAAGTCTTCTCCAGCACCAACTGATCCTTCTGAGCAAG ACTATGATGAGAAGGCAGAAGATGCTGTTGACTATGAAGATATTGATGAAGAATATGATGGACCTGAAGTTGAAGCAGCTACAGAGGAAGACAACTTGTTGTCAAAAAAAGATTACTTATCATCTGCAGGGTATGCATCGGTCAATAATACAGTTTCAGTGTTTGATGAGGAGAATTACGATGAGGATGAAGAGACACCCAATGATAATGAGCCTCCTGGTGATAATGCTGTTCAAAATCTTTCTTCAG ATTCAATTGAGCAGACAGATATGGCAACCTCAAGTGATAATCTTGCCTTGGAAAATATTGGCTCGTTATCACATCCAGAAGAAATTATGGACTTTGAATATGAAGTTTTGGAG CAGAATGAAATGGGCACCGAGGATGGTCAACATGAGCCTGAAAGTGTGACTTCTCTCCCTGTTCTATGTGTAGAGGATGGGAATGTGATCCTGAGGTTCTCTGAAATTTTTGGTATCCAAGAGCCTGTAAGAAAAGTGAAGACAGATCACCACAAACGCCCAGTGAATAAAG AGCTTCAGATCACAAATGTTGCTGACATtgttgaagaagatgaggaAATAATTCTCCGAAGCAGTATACAAAATTTCTCAACTTTGAATCATATCCAGATGAATGAAGATTTTGTTGAGAGTGACAGTGATGAGTCAATTACTGATGTCACTTTAAGGCTAAAGGACTCGTGTCTTTCTGAACAACCTATGAAAGATGCACATACTGTCCAGCGATCTCTAGTTTGTCCTGATTTTTATCCACTTGAGCATGATGATTGGGAAAATGATATCATTTGGAATAATTCACCATCAACTGATCGTCAGCCTTGTGCAAAAATCTGTGAATCTGAAGATAGCGTGGACAGACACAGTGATGACCAGGGCAAGGATTATGGCCAGGTCTCCAGGTGTTGGGATGTGCAGAGTAAAAGCAATGGTTCCCCAGTAATAGAAGAGCCTTTTGGTTGTACAGAAATGCCTGCTCCAGCTAACTGCCATTCACCTGGGAATAATTACCCTCCACTGACAAATGATGATAATATAGACCACATAAGGCCAAATAACTTAGATGAGGCAGTTAAAATTAACACCATGCTGCGTTTAAACAACTTGAGTTTACTGAACAGGGAATTATTAGAAGGATCATGGTTGGACAACATAATTTGGGATCCCAGTGAGGGTACCCCAAAGCCTAAACTGATATTTGACCTCAAAGATGATCATATGCTTTTTGAGATCCTAGATGAAAAGAATGCGGATCACCTCCGCTCTCATGCTAGTGCGATGATTGTTAGTCAGTCAATGAAGACTTCAACACCAACAGTGGAGAATTTTGACAATCAAGCAAAGACATTGAGTGTCAGATTCAACATCTCCAATGACAAGTTTTATTCTAATAGGAAGACACCGCAGCAAGCTAAATCTCATACTAAAAAACGTGCTTTAATGGGCATAAAGGTGGTTCATTCTGCTCCAGCTCATAAGTTGCAAACCATGAAACCAGTCTTGAGCAA CAAGGAAATTGCAAACTTTCATAGACCAAAAGCTAAGTGGTATCCACATGAAAATAAAATTACTGCTCAATTACAAGGGGCTACTTGCAGCCATGGGAAGATGACTGCTATACTTATGACACTGGCAGGAAAAGGAATAAAGATTTTGGTAAATGCAGAGGACACTCCGGTCTCTGTCAAATTAAAAGCTTCAAAGAAGTTAG AATTGAAGCCTTCTGAGAAGATCAAATTATTCTGTTCTGGAAAAGAGCTTCAGGATGACATCTCGTTAGCCATGCAAAATGTGCGACCGAACTCTATTCTGCATGTTGTTCGCACTGAAGTGAATCTATGGCCAAAAGCACAGAAGTTACCTGGCGAGGACAAGCCTCTACGCCCTCCTGGGGCTTTCAGGAAAAAAACTGACTTGTCTGTCAGGGATGGACACGTATTTTTAATGGA ATATTGTGAAGAGAGACCTTTGCTTCTTTCGAATGCCGGAATGGGAGCCCGACTTTGTACATATTACCAGAAAACTTCACCTGCTGATCAGACAGCTACATCACTGCGAAACAACGGTGATGGACTGGGCACAGTGCTTGCGATTGATCCTGCTGACAAATCCCCTTTTCTAGGAGACATACGTTCCGGGTCCCATCAATCTTGTCTTGAAACAAACATGTACAGATCACCTATATTTCCTCATAAGGTTGCACAAACTGATTACCTATTAGTCCGTTCGGCCAAAGGGGCGCTTTCCCTTCGTCGCATTGACAAGCTATATGCTGTTGGCCAACAA GAACCTCATATGGAAGTCTTTTCACCAGGGACTAAAAATGTGCAGAATTATCTTCTGAATCGAGTGCTTGCATATGTTTATCGTGAGTTTCGTGCTAGGGAGAGGCCTGATGTTACTCCTCAGATTCGAGCAGATGAGTTACCCATTCAAAGTCCTCTGACAGAAGCTATAGTGAAGAAACGATTGAAGCATTGTGCAGATTTCAAG aaaggacCAAAGGGACATTTTTTCTGGACACAGAGAGCTGATTTTCGGGTTCCATCAGAGGAAGAACTGAGAAGATTATTGACACCAGAAAGT GTCTGCTGTTATGAGAGTATGCAAGCTGGCCTGTATCGTCTCAAGCGATTAGGAATTGTGAAGCTTACTCAGCCTGTTGGACTGGCCTCTGCCATGAATCAGCTTCCTGACGAAGCtattgagcttgctgctgcatCACATATCGAGAGGGAACTGCAAATCACTAGCTGGAATCTTACGAGTAATTTTGTTGCCTGTACTAATCAG GACAGAGAAAATATAGAAAGATTAGAAATTACTGGCGTCGGTGATCCATCTGGTCGTGGGCTAGGATTCAGCTATGTGCGAGTAGCACCAAAAGCACCTGCCTCCAATTCAATGCTCAAGAAGAAGTCAGCTGCTGCAAAGGGTACCACTGTAACTGGAACTGATGCTGATCTCCGCAGGTTGAGCATGGATGCAGCTAGAGAG TTGCTGCTGAAATTTGGCGTTCCTGAAGAGCAAATTGATAAATTAACAAGGTGGCATCGGATTGCTATGGTGAGGAAGCTGTCAAGTGAGCAAGCTGCATCAGGAATTACTATTGATGAAATTCCTGTTAGTAAGTTTGCACGTGGACAAAGGATGTCTTTTCTGCAACTTCAACAGCAAACTAGGGAGAAGTGTCAGGAAATTTGGGACAGACAAGTCCAGTCACTTTCAGCTATAGATGGTGATGACAATGGCAGTGACACAGAAGCTAACAGTGATCTGGACTCGTTTGCTGGGGATCTTGAGAACTTACTAGACGCAGAAGAATTTGATGATGAGGATACTAGTACAGCAGACTTGAGAAGTGACAAAGCTGATGGAATGAGAGGACTTAAAATGAGAAGGTGCCCTACTCATGCTCAAGTTAATGAGGAAATTGAAGATGATGAAGCAGAAGCTTCTCTGGCAAAAAAACTGCTTGAAG ACAATGGTAATGATATGAAGAGGAAAAAACAGCCTGAGGGTTTAACAAATTGTGGCACCTCTATAGGTGCCAATAAAATGAAGCAGAATAAGACTGGGCAAATGATCAAATCATCCGGTTACTCTGGTGCGTTGACCCCAAAGGAGGGCATGCCAAGAGAAGCAAAAGAG GCTGAAAATTCTTTTGCTGAAGGCAGTTTGCCCACGAAACTAAAAACAAAAATGGCGTTTGATGGAAATGATATCCTTCTAGTTAAAAAGAAAAGTGCTCCAGGAAAGGATGGACCTACTAAG GAAAAGAGACAGGGTGCAAGGGGAGATACTCTTGTTTGTGGTGCCTGTGGTCTG CTTGGGCATATGCGAACTAACAAACTATGCCCTAAGTATGGGGAGGATCAAGAAGCGTCAGAAATGGATGCAAATTCAGTTAAGTCCAATCCTACAGATATAGGGAACCATTTGCAAACGAAGACACCTAAAAGGTTGATAACCAAAGTTTCCTCTGAAGTTACTGAAACTGAAGGACCAGAAGGTATTGAAAAGACAAAATCTGTCCCAGTAAAATTCAAATTAGGGGTACCTGATAAATCCTTGGAGAGGAACATGTCAGTCTCCGGTTCGCTGGTTTCTGATAAACGCATCATGGATGTTACAGACCATAGATCTTCTGGAAAGGTAAACAAGATAATAATACCTAATAAGATGAAGTCAGAAGATTACCCTCCTGACACTCCAAAGCCTTCTGTTGTATTTCGGCCTCCTGCTGAAGAAAAGGATGTACCTCGCAAAAAGATCACCATCAAGCAGCCTAAGGTAGTAGATCAACAAAGACTTGTTGAACCTAGGAATGGTCAGGAGCCCACAAGAAAGACAAGAAAAATTGTTGAATTATCAAGTTTTGAGGAGAAAAGTAGAGAGGATGATCATTGGTTTGGTGGAGAACCCAGCCAGATGAGTTCCTCGCATGAGAGGAGGCTAGATctggaaggaaaaagaagaagcaaaacCATAATGGAAAATGAGAAGTCCTGGAGAGATTTTGAAGAGCAAAGAGAAATGCCGCAACAGAGGCTTATTGATGCTAGGATATATGCATCGAGGGAGGAAGATCATCAGAaagcaaaaaagaaaaacaagaaaaagaaaaaacatgAATTTAGAGATGATGACCTACTTGATCACAGGCCGTACAAAAATGACAGAAGGGTACCTGAAAGACACCGAGCAGTAAAACGATCTACTCCTGCTGATGTGATTGAATGTGCACCATCTGCTAAGCGCCGCAGGGGGGGAGAG GTTGAGCTCTCCAACATACTGGAAAAGATAGTTGATCACCTGCGGGGAGAAACTCAGATATCATTACTATTTCTAAAACCAGTAACGAGGAAAGATGCTCCTGATTACCTTGACATCGTACGTCGCCCAATGGATCTTGGTACCATCAGAGACAAGGTGAGGAAGATGGAGTACAGAAACCGGTATGAATTCAGGCACGATGTAGCACAGATACAACTGAATGCACACATCTACAATGACGAACGTCACCCTCACATACCTCCACTTGCTGATTCGCTCATGGAGATGTGCGATTATCTGCTCAATGAAAGCGCAGAGGTGCTTGCTGAGGCGGAAGATGCTATTGAGCACTAA
- the LOC112888497 gene encoding transcription initiation factor TFIID subunit 1 isoform X2 — protein MSDVERHDEENPTTSAADDDDDEDYEEPGGGNHFLGFMFGNVDDSGDLDADYLDEDAKEHLFALADKLGPSLKDIDLIKSSPAPTDPSEQDYDEKAEDAVDYEDIDEEYDGPEVEAATEEDNLLSKKDYLSSAGYASVNNTVSVFDEENYDEDEETPNDNEPPGDNAVQNLSSDSIEQTDMATSSDNLALENIGSLSHPEEIMDFEYEVLENEMGTEDGQHEPESVTSLPVLCVEDGNVILRFSEIFGIQEPVRKVKTDHHKRPVNKELQITNVADIVEEDEEIILRSSIQNFSTLNHIQMNEDFVESDSDESITDVTLRLKDSCLSEQPMKDAHTVQRSLVCPDFYPLEHDDWENDIIWNNSPSTDRQPCAKICESEDSVDRHSDDQGKDYGQVSRCWDVQSKSNGSPVIEEPFGCTEMPAPANCHSPGNNYPPLTNDDNIDHIRPNNLDEAVKINTMLRLNNLSLLNRELLEGSWLDNIIWDPSEGTPKPKLIFDLKDDHMLFEILDEKNADHLRSHASAMIVSQSMKTSTPTVENFDNQAKTLSVRFNISNDKFYSNRKTPQQAKSHTKKRALMGIKVVHSAPAHKLQTMKPVLSNKEIANFHRPKAKWYPHENKITAQLQGATCSHGKMTAILMTLAGKGIKILVNAEDTPVSVKLKASKKLELKPSEKIKLFCSGKELQDDISLAMQNVRPNSILHVVRTEVNLWPKAQKLPGEDKPLRPPGAFRKKTDLSVRDGHVFLMEYCEERPLLLSNAGMGARLCTYYQKTSPADQTATSLRNNGDGLGTVLAIDPADKSPFLGDIRSGSHQSCLETNMYRSPIFPHKVAQTDYLLVRSAKGALSLRRIDKLYAVGQQEPHMEVFSPGTKNVQNYLLNRVLAYVYREFRARERPDVTPQIRADELPIQSPLTEAIVKKRLKHCADFKKGPKGHFFWTQRADFRVPSEEELRRLLTPESVCCYESMQAGLYRLKRLGIVKLTQPVGLASAMNQLPDEAIELAAASHIERELQITSWNLTSNFVACTNQDRENIERLEITGVGDPSGRGLGFSYVRVAPKAPASNSMLKKKSAAAKGTTVTGTDADLRRLSMDAARELLLKFGVPEEQIDKLTRWHRIAMVRKLSSEQAASGITIDEIPVSKFARGQRMSFLQLQQQTREKCQEIWDRQVQSLSAIDGDDNGSDTEANSDLDSFAGDLENLLDAEEFDDEDTSTADLRSDKADGMRGLKMRRCPTHAQVNEEIEDDEAEASLAKKLLEDNGNDMKRKKQPEGLTNCGTSIGANKMKQNKTGQMIKSSGYSGALTPKEGMPREAKEAENSFAEGSLPTKLKTKMAFDGNDILLVKKKSAPGKDGPTKEKRQGARGDTLVCGACGLLGHMRTNKLCPKYGEDQEASEMDANSVKSNPTDIGNHLQTKTPKRLITKVSSEVTETEGPEGIEKTKSVPVKFKLGVPDKSLERNMSVSGSLVSDKRIMDVTDHRSSGKVNKIIIPNKMKSEDYPPDTPKPSVVFRPPAEEKDVPRKKITIKQPKVVDQQRLVEPRNGQEPTRKTRKIVELSSFEEKSREDDHWFGGEPSQMSSSHERRLDLEGKRRSKTIMENEKSWRDFEEQREMPQQRLIDARIYASREEDHQKAKKKNKKKKKHEFRDDDLLDHRPYKNDRRVPERHRAVKRSTPADVIECAPSAKRRRGGEVELSNILEKIVDHLRGETQISLLFLKPVTRKDAPDYLDIVRRPMDLGTIRDKVRKMEYRNRYEFRHDVAQIQLNAHIYNDERHPHIPPLADSLMEMCDYLLNESAEVLAEAEDAIEH, from the exons ATGAGCGACGTCGAGCGCCACGACGAGGAGAACCCGACTACAAGTGCCGCAG atgatgacgacgatgagGATTATGAGGAGCCTGGTGGAGGAAATCACTTCCTGGGGTTTATGTTCGGCAACGTAGATGATTCTGGTGACTTAGATGCTGACTATCTTGATGAG GATGCAAAGGAACACCTTTTTGCATTGGCAGACAAGCTTGGTCCATCTCTCAAAGACATCGAT TTAATCAAGTCTTCTCCAGCACCAACTGATCCTTCTGAGCAAG ACTATGATGAGAAGGCAGAAGATGCTGTTGACTATGAAGATATTGATGAAGAATATGATGGACCTGAAGTTGAAGCAGCTACAGAGGAAGACAACTTGTTGTCAAAAAAAGATTACTTATCATCTGCAGGGTATGCATCGGTCAATAATACAGTTTCAGTGTTTGATGAGGAGAATTACGATGAGGATGAAGAGACACCCAATGATAATGAGCCTCCTGGTGATAATGCTGTTCAAAATCTTTCTTCAG ATTCAATTGAGCAGACAGATATGGCAACCTCAAGTGATAATCTTGCCTTGGAAAATATTGGCTCGTTATCACATCCAGAAGAAATTATGGACTTTGAATATGAAGTTTTGGAG AATGAAATGGGCACCGAGGATGGTCAACATGAGCCTGAAAGTGTGACTTCTCTCCCTGTTCTATGTGTAGAGGATGGGAATGTGATCCTGAGGTTCTCTGAAATTTTTGGTATCCAAGAGCCTGTAAGAAAAGTGAAGACAGATCACCACAAACGCCCAGTGAATAAAG AGCTTCAGATCACAAATGTTGCTGACATtgttgaagaagatgaggaAATAATTCTCCGAAGCAGTATACAAAATTTCTCAACTTTGAATCATATCCAGATGAATGAAGATTTTGTTGAGAGTGACAGTGATGAGTCAATTACTGATGTCACTTTAAGGCTAAAGGACTCGTGTCTTTCTGAACAACCTATGAAAGATGCACATACTGTCCAGCGATCTCTAGTTTGTCCTGATTTTTATCCACTTGAGCATGATGATTGGGAAAATGATATCATTTGGAATAATTCACCATCAACTGATCGTCAGCCTTGTGCAAAAATCTGTGAATCTGAAGATAGCGTGGACAGACACAGTGATGACCAGGGCAAGGATTATGGCCAGGTCTCCAGGTGTTGGGATGTGCAGAGTAAAAGCAATGGTTCCCCAGTAATAGAAGAGCCTTTTGGTTGTACAGAAATGCCTGCTCCAGCTAACTGCCATTCACCTGGGAATAATTACCCTCCACTGACAAATGATGATAATATAGACCACATAAGGCCAAATAACTTAGATGAGGCAGTTAAAATTAACACCATGCTGCGTTTAAACAACTTGAGTTTACTGAACAGGGAATTATTAGAAGGATCATGGTTGGACAACATAATTTGGGATCCCAGTGAGGGTACCCCAAAGCCTAAACTGATATTTGACCTCAAAGATGATCATATGCTTTTTGAGATCCTAGATGAAAAGAATGCGGATCACCTCCGCTCTCATGCTAGTGCGATGATTGTTAGTCAGTCAATGAAGACTTCAACACCAACAGTGGAGAATTTTGACAATCAAGCAAAGACATTGAGTGTCAGATTCAACATCTCCAATGACAAGTTTTATTCTAATAGGAAGACACCGCAGCAAGCTAAATCTCATACTAAAAAACGTGCTTTAATGGGCATAAAGGTGGTTCATTCTGCTCCAGCTCATAAGTTGCAAACCATGAAACCAGTCTTGAGCAA CAAGGAAATTGCAAACTTTCATAGACCAAAAGCTAAGTGGTATCCACATGAAAATAAAATTACTGCTCAATTACAAGGGGCTACTTGCAGCCATGGGAAGATGACTGCTATACTTATGACACTGGCAGGAAAAGGAATAAAGATTTTGGTAAATGCAGAGGACACTCCGGTCTCTGTCAAATTAAAAGCTTCAAAGAAGTTAG AATTGAAGCCTTCTGAGAAGATCAAATTATTCTGTTCTGGAAAAGAGCTTCAGGATGACATCTCGTTAGCCATGCAAAATGTGCGACCGAACTCTATTCTGCATGTTGTTCGCACTGAAGTGAATCTATGGCCAAAAGCACAGAAGTTACCTGGCGAGGACAAGCCTCTACGCCCTCCTGGGGCTTTCAGGAAAAAAACTGACTTGTCTGTCAGGGATGGACACGTATTTTTAATGGA ATATTGTGAAGAGAGACCTTTGCTTCTTTCGAATGCCGGAATGGGAGCCCGACTTTGTACATATTACCAGAAAACTTCACCTGCTGATCAGACAGCTACATCACTGCGAAACAACGGTGATGGACTGGGCACAGTGCTTGCGATTGATCCTGCTGACAAATCCCCTTTTCTAGGAGACATACGTTCCGGGTCCCATCAATCTTGTCTTGAAACAAACATGTACAGATCACCTATATTTCCTCATAAGGTTGCACAAACTGATTACCTATTAGTCCGTTCGGCCAAAGGGGCGCTTTCCCTTCGTCGCATTGACAAGCTATATGCTGTTGGCCAACAA GAACCTCATATGGAAGTCTTTTCACCAGGGACTAAAAATGTGCAGAATTATCTTCTGAATCGAGTGCTTGCATATGTTTATCGTGAGTTTCGTGCTAGGGAGAGGCCTGATGTTACTCCTCAGATTCGAGCAGATGAGTTACCCATTCAAAGTCCTCTGACAGAAGCTATAGTGAAGAAACGATTGAAGCATTGTGCAGATTTCAAG aaaggacCAAAGGGACATTTTTTCTGGACACAGAGAGCTGATTTTCGGGTTCCATCAGAGGAAGAACTGAGAAGATTATTGACACCAGAAAGT GTCTGCTGTTATGAGAGTATGCAAGCTGGCCTGTATCGTCTCAAGCGATTAGGAATTGTGAAGCTTACTCAGCCTGTTGGACTGGCCTCTGCCATGAATCAGCTTCCTGACGAAGCtattgagcttgctgctgcatCACATATCGAGAGGGAACTGCAAATCACTAGCTGGAATCTTACGAGTAATTTTGTTGCCTGTACTAATCAG GACAGAGAAAATATAGAAAGATTAGAAATTACTGGCGTCGGTGATCCATCTGGTCGTGGGCTAGGATTCAGCTATGTGCGAGTAGCACCAAAAGCACCTGCCTCCAATTCAATGCTCAAGAAGAAGTCAGCTGCTGCAAAGGGTACCACTGTAACTGGAACTGATGCTGATCTCCGCAGGTTGAGCATGGATGCAGCTAGAGAG TTGCTGCTGAAATTTGGCGTTCCTGAAGAGCAAATTGATAAATTAACAAGGTGGCATCGGATTGCTATGGTGAGGAAGCTGTCAAGTGAGCAAGCTGCATCAGGAATTACTATTGATGAAATTCCTGTTAGTAAGTTTGCACGTGGACAAAGGATGTCTTTTCTGCAACTTCAACAGCAAACTAGGGAGAAGTGTCAGGAAATTTGGGACAGACAAGTCCAGTCACTTTCAGCTATAGATGGTGATGACAATGGCAGTGACACAGAAGCTAACAGTGATCTGGACTCGTTTGCTGGGGATCTTGAGAACTTACTAGACGCAGAAGAATTTGATGATGAGGATACTAGTACAGCAGACTTGAGAAGTGACAAAGCTGATGGAATGAGAGGACTTAAAATGAGAAGGTGCCCTACTCATGCTCAAGTTAATGAGGAAATTGAAGATGATGAAGCAGAAGCTTCTCTGGCAAAAAAACTGCTTGAAG ACAATGGTAATGATATGAAGAGGAAAAAACAGCCTGAGGGTTTAACAAATTGTGGCACCTCTATAGGTGCCAATAAAATGAAGCAGAATAAGACTGGGCAAATGATCAAATCATCCGGTTACTCTGGTGCGTTGACCCCAAAGGAGGGCATGCCAAGAGAAGCAAAAGAG GCTGAAAATTCTTTTGCTGAAGGCAGTTTGCCCACGAAACTAAAAACAAAAATGGCGTTTGATGGAAATGATATCCTTCTAGTTAAAAAGAAAAGTGCTCCAGGAAAGGATGGACCTACTAAG GAAAAGAGACAGGGTGCAAGGGGAGATACTCTTGTTTGTGGTGCCTGTGGTCTG CTTGGGCATATGCGAACTAACAAACTATGCCCTAAGTATGGGGAGGATCAAGAAGCGTCAGAAATGGATGCAAATTCAGTTAAGTCCAATCCTACAGATATAGGGAACCATTTGCAAACGAAGACACCTAAAAGGTTGATAACCAAAGTTTCCTCTGAAGTTACTGAAACTGAAGGACCAGAAGGTATTGAAAAGACAAAATCTGTCCCAGTAAAATTCAAATTAGGGGTACCTGATAAATCCTTGGAGAGGAACATGTCAGTCTCCGGTTCGCTGGTTTCTGATAAACGCATCATGGATGTTACAGACCATAGATCTTCTGGAAAGGTAAACAAGATAATAATACCTAATAAGATGAAGTCAGAAGATTACCCTCCTGACACTCCAAAGCCTTCTGTTGTATTTCGGCCTCCTGCTGAAGAAAAGGATGTACCTCGCAAAAAGATCACCATCAAGCAGCCTAAGGTAGTAGATCAACAAAGACTTGTTGAACCTAGGAATGGTCAGGAGCCCACAAGAAAGACAAGAAAAATTGTTGAATTATCAAGTTTTGAGGAGAAAAGTAGAGAGGATGATCATTGGTTTGGTGGAGAACCCAGCCAGATGAGTTCCTCGCATGAGAGGAGGCTAGATctggaaggaaaaagaagaagcaaaacCATAATGGAAAATGAGAAGTCCTGGAGAGATTTTGAAGAGCAAAGAGAAATGCCGCAACAGAGGCTTATTGATGCTAGGATATATGCATCGAGGGAGGAAGATCATCAGAaagcaaaaaagaaaaacaagaaaaagaaaaaacatgAATTTAGAGATGATGACCTACTTGATCACAGGCCGTACAAAAATGACAGAAGGGTACCTGAAAGACACCGAGCAGTAAAACGATCTACTCCTGCTGATGTGATTGAATGTGCACCATCTGCTAAGCGCCGCAGGGGGGGAGAG GTTGAGCTCTCCAACATACTGGAAAAGATAGTTGATCACCTGCGGGGAGAAACTCAGATATCATTACTATTTCTAAAACCAGTAACGAGGAAAGATGCTCCTGATTACCTTGACATCGTACGTCGCCCAATGGATCTTGGTACCATCAGAGACAAGGTGAGGAAGATGGAGTACAGAAACCGGTATGAATTCAGGCACGATGTAGCACAGATACAACTGAATGCACACATCTACAATGACGAACGTCACCCTCACATACCTCCACTTGCTGATTCGCTCATGGAGATGTGCGATTATCTGCTCAATGAAAGCGCAGAGGTGCTTGCTGAGGCGGAAGATGCTATTGAGCACTAA